Below is a window of Ischnura elegans chromosome 1, ioIscEleg1.1, whole genome shotgun sequence DNA.
AATGGAACAGCTTTCTAGTTTCATAGGTAAATGTTACAATGACTTCAATCCTTTCAAACTCGATGGAGAACAGACGGGCGTTCAGCAAAATCTCAGGTGGAGTAAAAAAGACCCATTGTTGCTGTCTATTTTATGATATGGCCCGTAGTTCTCTCGCCGTGCCTGAACAGTGAAATATTGGAACACCGATCAGTGGAAAATTGATGGCTGGACCCAGCACTTTTTGCTTGTGCTAGAAGCATCCTAGTTTCCAAAGGCGAAAAGGAAACATCCATTGTAATTTCCGAATCACCCTCAATCTATGATCGACcgcatttttccttttctttttaccTCAAATTGTGCGCGAAATTGTGAATTGTACGTGTCCAACAATGAAGAATAAGAATGCATCCATCTATTCGATCAACCAAGGGTAAAAGGAAAATAGACCTACATAAACTGTTTTAAAAGCATAGAAAGCTAGGGTGACAGAATGTTATAattgaggttttttttaattccagcattagaatttaaaaaaatttagctaTGCATATTGTTATGgaatgaaccatttattttaccGTTTTAATATTTGACAGATTACATAATCCAAGTTCAATGATATTACTTGTGAATACACGGCTGTGTTAACTTCTCTAGTCGATAAGTGTTCAATGACAATATCTCCATTACAATCAGCAACTTTCTTCatctaaatttagtttttttaatcgcTCTTTATTATCTAAATTAGTATAAAACTTTTGACAGTCAAAACGAGGAATGAGTGGTGTTCTTGATAATCACTGGCAAATTGGAGCCcacttaaaaatataagtttttaatgcttagtctgattgaaaactaaaataaatgtaaattgaaaGTTAGttacaattttctaaaaatactaTCACTTCACTTAACGACCAGTATTATgtatttgtcggcctcggtggtggcggggggtaacgtcctcgcctgccaaacaagaggtcgcgggttcgtgtcccgcctgggtaggtctccccggtccagggcatgattgttcgtgtacgtttaattattcaatttgtTGAATAATCCGGTacaaaatggccaataagagctgtatctggtggtttgagaataaaataaaaaaaaataaaaattctcttttattttcatatcgtgatataaaatgattttttaatggaaaattgctTGTAACTTTAATCTTTATACTAATTAAAGTATTTTCCCCCAAAGGCGTAtcattatattcaaatttttaaaaattcattattgtcGTATCATACAGTTTTCACCTTTTGCTTCATTAGACATCGCTGAATGCTTATGAGAATGCGGAATGCGTTATGACAGCTACATCCACTATGAACGGTGTCATATTGTTCCTTCCTATAAATCGTTTCGTCCTTCTATTTactcttatttctatttttctagcCTCTTCATCAGTTCTGCAAGGCTACGCCGAGAGCATATCCAGGATGCAGAATACCAAGCCCAGTGAAATAAACGGCATCACCCCTTCGGTAAGAATAACAACTTTACGTTATTCAAACCAGTCTATTCTGGCCAAATCAATAGAATTAACAAACAACATTCTTtcccttccctcttccattcGCAATAAGGCCAACCCCCTTTCATCCtacataaaaaaaatgtaaagtaaTTTTGTTAGTAGTGAAAAATGCAATTATATCAAATACTTCTTGCTGAGCCTCCCTCATTCCAAATGGGgaagaattaacaataaattcAGATTTTATCCCATGTTGTCATAATTTCCCACATGCAAGTACGTACCATAGAAGCTCACCTCAGTAGCAAATGTGGTATGCAATATTGGTAGCACTTTTTGGGTAAAAATTAAAGTTTCGAGTGGAAATTGTCAATTTGTGGCTATTTAACATGAGAATTGTTTAAATTGACGCTATTTTTTGATGTGCCAATGTTTCTATATGGTTTATGGAAGCATCCAAAATTAGTCTATATCTGGAAAATGTGCCCTCGAGTCTACATAGCAGTTAATCTAACGTTGCTTTATCCCCTTGACTTCCGGGTTGAATTTCTGCATACATTTTCACCGATTTTTTTCGCCAATTTCCTCACATTCCTTGATAGGCTACAGCTTAACATGCGTGCAAGAACTCTCTCTAAGGTCCTATTAATTGCATTGAGGGATGTACGGTCTTCTTTTTGAGAGGCACAGAATTGGAACTCTGTTTTCATGTACGTGAAAGTCACCTTCACAATTCACCGTTCAGTACCTGGCATCTCATACTGCCATGACCATTTATTTGATATAgtagaaacatattttttcagagGGAACATTGATCCCTAGCCCATAGGAGAGAgtttaaaatatcaatgattttatattatttcttaatttaactgatataattttttattgttttgatcCGTGCAATGTGCCAATTTTAATGCAATGTATAACTCTATTTTCAGTTGCCCtgtatatatttttgtaaagAACAAGAATAAACATAGTGAATTCTTCATAACATCTTTGTCTTTCGAAGTTAGTGGCTGGAAATGACttacagaattaatttttaagcccttggggaaaaataaactttatcaAAAGCAACGTGAGTGAAGTTATTGCCGCCCAAATGCTTGCCAAACCAATAAAATGTCATATGGATCATTTCCTGATTTGTTATCAGATATTTTATTCTGGTATTCACTTGATTTTTATCAACTTATTTCTGAAATTCGTTCTGTTCTTTGGAGAAAGTGTCAATTGTTTTACCGAATTAGTGGAGCACATGCGTCAGCTTCCGTGCaaaatttcatggcaaaattcatGTCAAATGCCAGTCAGATGTCAGAATAATATGTCAATCAGAATATGTCAATGGTACTCCAGTATCCATTTAGATCATATTCAACTGTTAAAATAAACTTCGAAATATGCAACCTCATCTCTACGGATCTTCATTTATCCTTTGTCTTCTATTTCAAATTTCGCTCCATTTCAGCCGATGGTCGACTGGACAATGAGCACCAACGGCTGGAGGCCTATGATCTCCCCTAGCGTCGCACCCGCTGAGCCGGAACCCACGAAAGAGTTCAACGATCCACCACCAGCGGCTGTTCCCCAAAATAAGCCACACAGGGTCCCACCCACCAACGGCCCTCCAAAGGCCCAGCCGATGGCAAGTCGTCCCCCACCGCCAAAGGCCTACGCTGCCAAGCCGCTGCATAGCAGCCATCACCCATCCATCGACCTTACCACCTACGTCGATGACGCCGACGAGATCCTGAGGCCGAGACCACGCAGACAGAAGAAGAGGCCTCCGTTCAAGACGGTCGACCCGGGTTCTTCCCTCGGCCTCATCGCCTCCTCGCCCTCCGACACGATCATCGCCTTCCGAGGCGCCAGCTCCGACTCGCCGTTCATCCGCCACGTGCTCGTCACCGAGCAGCCCTTCTCCCGGCACCGCATCCGGGGGCACTCCCCGCCGGCACCCCTCTTCCAGGCCGACCCCTCGCAAGAGATGCTGCCTCCCACTACGTCCCCCCAGTCATCCAGGCCGTCGTTTGATTCTCACTCTCACCACAGGGGCCGACCCCTGCACGAAGTGCACCATCATCACCACCAGCAAGGCGCCTTCCACGGCCCTTCCTTCTACTTCCAAGCACCACCCCCGCATTCATCCGCCGTCACCCATCAGCACCATCACCAGGTGCACCAGCAGACGCCACCACCTCCACCCCATGCATATCCAGCGGTGGCTAGACCCGCAGAACCTCTACCGGGTTCCCTTCTCAGGCCCCACAAGGATCGCCTAACCGACTCCAGCGCGTTCCGCACGGGAGGCGTTGGCTACCAATCCCGGCCTAACCCTGTGCAGTGGCCGGATTCTCTTGGAGATGGAAGGGTCCACTTCCCGGTCACCAGCACGCCCCTGGTCGAGGAGCGGCCCCCGCACTGGGACGAGTCGGTGGGAGGCAGGCAGGAGGGTAAAGTAGGAGAGAAGCCGGTGAAACCCGCCGCGCCGCAGAGGGGCAAGCCTCAGGGAGCTCCGGAGAACGGAAAGGTTAAGACCAAACCCCATCGTGAGCAAAGTCACGGGCATCAGTTAGCTAATATTCCCGTGGAAGAAGATCAAATATGGGGTGGTGTAGGTGGTGCAAGTGCGGAACTTCACGGACCGACCAAGGATCCCACGGAGGCTTCGGCCATCAAGACTAACGGTTTCGACTTAGTTCCCCAGTCACCAAGGCCACCAAAGAAACCGCTGCGAGGCAGTGGAGAGGGGAAAAGGCAGCGTCCAGGAACAAGGGAAGGTGGCCAGAACTTTCGCCAGAGACCACAAGAAAACGAAGAATCAAGGCCAATTGCTGCCGAAAATCCTCGTGAAGAGCGGCCGAGGCCATCCAAAACTAGGAATAATCCTAATCACAGGAAGAAAATTGAGAACAATGAGCATAGCGTCAAGGCAGAAGCAGTTATAGCTCACCAGGTGCCTGTGGTAATGCATGTAAAAGCAATCCCTACGGAAGAGGTGATCAAAGGCGTGAGGGGCGAAAGTGGTCCTCAACGCCCTCAAGGAGTACGAAAGAGGAGGCCAAAGCCCAACGCTAACAGGGAGCACCTGAAAACCAAACGGCCGGTCGAAGCACAAGAAGGGCATCAGCAACAGGAGGAACAATATCAACCTGCGCAGCAATACCAACCGCAGCAACAGCAAAACATCCAACAGCAGGAAGAATACCAAACAGCCCAAAATTACAGGCAGCAGATCCCGCAGCAACCAGAACAGTATCAAACAGTGCAGCAATACACACAACAGCAACAGTTGACCCCACAGAGGCATCCTCAGGAGGCAGAGGCAGAAGTCGATCAGTATCGTCAGCAGGTCTTAGATCAAGTGGCACAGCCGCAGCAGCAAGATTTAGCCGAGCCACCCACCAGACAACCAGAACAAGCCGAAAGGTTACCAGAATCACAACCAACCGAAGGACAGAGGCCAAGGAAGCGCGGGCGACGACCAAGCAGGATTAGGAAGCCACAGTTGGACACGAGAACGAAGGTGGACGGTGAGAACCAGCTAGCCCCGATGGCCGTGCAGGCAGAGGAACAGCAGCCAGCTAAGTGGACAGCATCACGGCCGAGGCCTATCTTGCGGACCCGAAGGCCCAAGCCAGAATTACAGCCCACGGTGGAGCCCAGCGGTTCGGGAGAAACGGCGCCAGCGTCATCTGAAGGAGAGAGGGATCATCAGCAGCCCAGTGGAATAGGACAAGTTGCACCAACGGCACCCACCCGCGAAGAAACAACTCTATTCGCACCCACGGGTACTGGAAGTTCATACCAAGTAACAGAAGTTCAGGTAAGGCTGTGAAAGCTTTGAAAGTGTTAGTTGACACTAgttcaatatattttcaatataagtAACGTTAGGCATAATGATGATACTTACATAATGATGATTCACAGCGTTATAACGGTATCATAACGATTATACTGTTATAACACTGAATTTATCATGTTTTAAACTAATAATACATGGTATATTAAGTCaaattgaaatcaaatattattcTTACCGAATAAGGAAATATTCTCCCGAGAATATGGGACAAGAAAACGTAGGCAATGTTTAATTAATGAACACTGACTACTTTCTCGCTATCAGACTTGAGATAAAGTTGATCAAGATTTTTCCTCACCTCGTATGTGTACGCATATCACGAATTTATCTGgatcttatttttacttttcttgaGAGGAAAGCATCTGATAATTGCTTCTTTATATCATTCTAACATGACTTGCTTTCGAGTgaccataatatttattttaaggtttaattcgtattactttctaaatttaCGCTGTGTGTGCTGATATGGTGTGATTATGCTAATCACGGCTTtgattggtattatttttttatttcttaatgatAGGAGGATACTGAGTACACGCATGCCCAATTACCTCAAGTGCCTAGTTCGGTAGAGAGCTATCACCAGGAACAAGGTCAACTTGCGGAAGATCCCACTGGCTTTCCACCACAAAATGCACAACAAAACGAAAACATTCCATCGACTGCCGAAGGGTACGGAATAACCACAGTAGCGGAAGAGGAGGCAAACGTTATTCCTCCCACGTCCCCGACAAGAGTCCGCCCGCAAAGGCTACCCGACCCGTCCACTACCCTTGAAGCAGCCACGACCACCTCTACGGAAGCATCCACCACCACAGTCAGACCTACCAGCTCTGCATTCGGCATCCGCTCTCGCATCCGCACTGGAACCAGACCAAGATTCAGCGTCAAAGATTACCGCGAGCGACTCAACAGGCTCTCACAGCTCAGCGGGCACGGAAGGAACGGAACAGATGAGGGCGAGACCGCTGAGGGGACCACGGCGGACAGGGAGCCCACAGCGACGGGCGCAGGAACGACAGGCCCTGGCCGCGAGAGGTGGTATCCCGGGAGGAGGAAGCAGCAGACCCTACAGGAACAACAGCAAATGCAGCACCAACGGCTGCAGGCGTCCTCCACTCGGAACGACGGGCAGGAGGTGAAGGAGGAAAAGTCAAGGGTGGAGTCGGTAAGGGACAGATACAGGCCTAGACCACCTGCCCTCCGTCAGAGGCCCACAGCGGCCGCAGACACGACTGCACAGGGTAGTACGGCTCCTGGCACAGACAAGTCGGAGGAAACTACAACGGTTTCTAGCAGTGGAAACAGGTGAGagacaaaaatattgtttttttcgaGTGCTGGTACATTCATACTCAACTGTAACTACTGAATACATCTAGCTGcaatttcttcaaaattataCGCAGATGGGGTGATGGATGATGCGACGATAGTTCCTTTCCCTAAGGTATACGGAGGACACTCTAGGGGAAAAACACAAAGAACGCTCGTAATTAACTCGCATTCCCCGTAATGGacattaatattttgtttttgcacaaatatgaggaagaaaaagCTGACgtaagctgaaaattttctttgatggGTAAACAAGctgcatgaaataattttgaaaaacgaaaaaaaagaagttattggGTACTCTCCATCGCAAAAACGCCACCATTGAAATTACAAATGCCTGGCAATGACGGCACACATCCATCCTTTCGAAAGAATCAATTGATGACTTGAAGTGCGACAGCGTTAACTTTCTAACGAGGCGATGAACAACCTCATATATGCCCTGCCGTAAATGACCATTCAAGGGATATACCACCAGCAAACATCGTTGATAAAAAGGCATGATGGCATGATGCCATAATGGGTTAAATGATGGCATaactcaaatttataaaaatatgggacACTGATACTTAAAGTATTCATATATTCATTTCTGCCATCTAATGGTGAAATTTTAATGACCATAACTTTGAGCATATAACCCACTGCCGtggtcaaaattgaaaattttcaattcaaacattttaatgcGTAACCTATCAATAGCATAGCTGACTTAAGCAAACTATGAACGCTGAATCTAAGACAATTATCACTAAAAAATCATGCATACCTTTCTTCaactaaatatatacatatatcaattATCATATCGATCGAATTGCATGGTAATTGATCTGGTCGGTCGACATTTATATATTAGCATTAAATACTCATTCTAGTTATACTCTACCGTACGGAAGATTAAGTACGAATTCTTTATCACTGATGTCATCTAAAATTCAGCTCATTCGACTTTTCTGGTTAATCGCAGGCTGTATCTGTTAATTTTCCCTCAGGTACAGGAGTAGATACAGGGGAAGACACACGACAACGACCGTGGCGAGTTCAGCGGAAGGCGAGGTGACGACTACGGAGAACCCGACAAGTCGCAGACGGGGTATCCTAACCACTTACGGCATGAGGCGGCCCCTTCCTCTGAGGGTGCGGCCTGGGCAGACGACTACGACGGAAGCCTTGGCGGAGAGCTCCACCACGCCCATGACCACTACCGACTTCTTCGAGGAGACTTCAACGGCCGCATACGCCGCGGTGACTTCAACGACCGAGGCCGCAGCGACGAGCACAACAACTGAGGCGTTGTCCACGACGTCGCCATCGCCGCCAACCACCACAGACACTCCTCCAGCAGCGGAGAACGAGGTGACTGTCCAGGTGGAGATGAGAGCACACTAGGGATTGAATCGATAGTACCATTATAGAAAGAAATCGTTCggggtttcatttttttaaataacaccaTGGTGAATTGGAGGATGTAATTATCAATCAGTTACTCCTCATTTGGTTTTCTCTCTCAGGCTATTTTCCATTATCCAGTATTATCATATACCTCAAATAAGCATGTCTCCTATTTCGAAGATAGCTAAAGCGCGAGTAGAGAGGGGTTTACATGATCTCTTTCGCCTTATTCGAGTACAAATAATAATCCAGTAAAATAACAGTTTTACCTGAAAAGATTTTTATTAGTGTGGATTTTGATTTTAGGTGtgcttaatattaatattttggttatcaacaaatttcgtgacacaaaattaaaaaatctggCAAAAAAGGGCAAAAACCTATTTTTGTCTTATtcggtgatattatattttgtcTTATGCTATTCGCTTTTGTCTTATATATTCGCTTcgtatattttgcagtatgaGTTTCTATTTcataattgaagtaaataaaacttcCTGCAAATTTTACCACTTCGTTTTTCGCCGACGACCTTTTAcg
It encodes the following:
- the LOC124171262 gene encoding lysine-specific demethylase 9-like, which produces MFALGPSGAVVFATLLIASSSVLQGYAESISRMQNTKPSEINGITPSPMVDWTMSTNGWRPMISPSVAPAEPEPTKEFNDPPPAAVPQNKPHRVPPTNGPPKAQPMASRPPPPKAYAAKPLHSSHHPSIDLTTYVDDADEILRPRPRRQKKRPPFKTVDPGSSLGLIASSPSDTIIAFRGASSDSPFIRHVLVTEQPFSRHRIRGHSPPAPLFQADPSQEMLPPTTSPQSSRPSFDSHSHHRGRPLHEVHHHHHQQGAFHGPSFYFQAPPPHSSAVTHQHHHQVHQQTPPPPPHAYPAVARPAEPLPGSLLRPHKDRLTDSSAFRTGGVGYQSRPNPVQWPDSLGDGRVHFPVTSTPLVEERPPHWDESVGGRQEGKVGEKPVKPAAPQRGKPQGAPENGKVKTKPHREQSHGHQLANIPVEEDQIWGGVGGASAELHGPTKDPTEASAIKTNGFDLVPQSPRPPKKPLRGSGEGKRQRPGTREGGQNFRQRPQENEESRPIAAENPREERPRPSKTRNNPNHRKKIENNEHSVKAEAVIAHQVPVVMHVKAIPTEEVIKGVRGESGPQRPQGVRKRRPKPNANREHLKTKRPVEAQEGHQQQEEQYQPAQQYQPQQQQNIQQQEEYQTAQNYRQQIPQQPEQYQTVQQYTQQQQLTPQRHPQEAEAEVDQYRQQVLDQVAQPQQQDLAEPPTRQPEQAERLPESQPTEGQRPRKRGRRPSRIRKPQLDTRTKVDGENQLAPMAVQAEEQQPAKWTASRPRPILRTRRPKPELQPTVEPSGSGETAPASSEGERDHQQPSGIGQVAPTAPTREETTLFAPTGTGSSYQVTEVQEDTEYTHAQLPQVPSSVESYHQEQGQLAEDPTGFPPQNAQQNENIPSTAEGYGITTVAEEEANVIPPTSPTRVRPQRLPDPSTTLEAATTTSTEASTTTVRPTSSAFGIRSRIRTGTRPRFSVKDYRERLNRLSQLSGHGRNGTDEGETAEGTTADREPTATGAGTTGPGRERWYPGRRKQQTLQEQQQMQHQRLQASSTRNDGQEVKEEKSRVESVRDRYRPRPPALRQRPTAAADTTAQGSTAPGTDKSEETTTVSSSGNRYRSRYRGRHTTTTVASSAEGEVTTTENPTSRRRGILTTYGMRRPLPLRVRPGQTTTTEALAESSTTPMTTTDFFEETSTAAYAAVTSTTEAAATSTTTEALSTTSPSPPTTTDTPPAAENEVNEAVDVSVSSSEEEEEDGIDLKQDFIQPGQLVNVGSPVSLSVLTESGSEEDEEEISPEQRVSDLTVWATTGQTGGAAAGGAKGSGRGGDGGAGGLVTFSALPSSYPAIPYSPRLVTMATEDPVLPLEAFFFGPSASGGKSPSRAR